A region of Pirellulales bacterium DNA encodes the following proteins:
- a CDS encoding PP2C family serine/threonine-protein phosphatase, with translation MEQGLNWNDCLAHVEATDVGMRRSNNQDSYAVLLASDADSWQRRGHVFLVADGMGAHAAGELASKMAADGIPHNYYKLREESSPDAIRKTIKQVNEEIHRRGQANAEFHGMGTTASVLVLVPQGALVAHVGDSRVYRLRGARIEQLTFDHSLVWEMTASGQYNPSMPNLVPKNIITRSLGPHKNVQVDLEGPFPLEVGDTFLLCSDGLSGLVKDEEMGVIMGTLPPAEAAQVLIDLANLRGGPDNITVLIIRITGQAMTARANSQAAPLALADERAAQAAPPPSTAKFWWAAALCLAAAVGLAAIGSTLFNILAVAAVILAVVLGTWAFLQRLAPEKPVNYLAPGARLGRAPYRAWDCPPNDAIVRNLGLLIDQLREAARDGKWSVDWTKFNAYSAQGKAAIDRRDYAQAVREYARALRFMMNELRNQNRRKPSDDSDVLTA, from the coding sequence ATGGAACAAGGGCTGAATTGGAACGACTGCCTTGCGCACGTCGAGGCCACCGATGTCGGCATGCGGCGGTCCAATAACCAGGATTCGTACGCCGTGCTATTGGCAAGCGATGCCGATAGTTGGCAGCGTCGTGGGCATGTCTTTCTCGTGGCCGACGGCATGGGGGCACATGCGGCGGGCGAGTTGGCCAGCAAGATGGCGGCCGACGGCATTCCGCACAATTACTACAAGCTCCGCGAAGAATCTTCGCCCGACGCGATCCGCAAGACGATCAAGCAAGTCAACGAAGAAATCCATCGCCGCGGCCAGGCAAATGCCGAGTTCCACGGAATGGGCACCACGGCCAGCGTGCTCGTGCTGGTGCCGCAAGGGGCGCTCGTGGCCCATGTCGGCGATAGCCGCGTCTATCGGCTCCGCGGCGCTCGGATCGAACAGCTTACGTTCGACCATAGCCTCGTGTGGGAGATGACCGCCAGCGGGCAATACAATCCGAGCATGCCCAATCTGGTTCCCAAGAATATCATCACGCGCTCGCTCGGACCGCACAAAAATGTGCAGGTCGATCTCGAGGGGCCGTTTCCTCTGGAGGTCGGCGACACATTTTTATTGTGCAGCGATGGATTGTCGGGCTTGGTGAAAGACGAGGAGATGGGTGTCATCATGGGCACGCTGCCGCCGGCGGAAGCTGCGCAGGTGCTCATCGATTTGGCCAATTTGCGCGGCGGCCCCGACAATATCACCGTGCTGATCATTCGCATTACCGGCCAGGCGATGACGGCTCGCGCCAATTCGCAAGCCGCGCCGCTGGCGTTGGCCGACGAGCGGGCAGCGCAGGCGGCGCCACCGCCATCGACCGCAAAGTTCTGGTGGGCGGCAGCCCTTTGTCTCGCGGCGGCGGTCGGGCTGGCAGCGATTGGCTCGACGCTGTTCAACATCTTGGCGGTGGCAGCCGTGATCCTGGCCGTTGTGCTCGGCACCTGGGCATTCTTGCAACGGCTGGCACCCGAAAAGCCGGTGAATTATTTGGCCCCCGGCGCCCGCTTGGGCCGCGCTCCGTATCGCGCCTGGGATTGTCCGCCGAACGACGCGATCGTTCGCAATCTGGGCCTGTTGATCGATCAGCTTCGCGAAGCGGCCCGCGACGGCAAATGGTCGGTCGATTGGACGAAGTTCAACGCCTATAGTGCTCAAGGCAAGGCGGCCATCGATCGCCGCGATTATGCCCAAGCGGTGCGCGAATATGCGCGTGCCCTGCGGTTCATGATGAACGAACTTCGCAATCAAAACCGTCGCAAGCCGTCCGACGACAGCGACGTACTAACGGCGTAG
- a CDS encoding Hpt domain-containing protein — MHATDSFNLEATLKRLDGDRELFRELIGFFFEDSPTVYEQLQASMRDGNPAAVERAAHSLKGLAANVGSGPASLVAARIEDNARNKDLKGAGESLPELHCELARLKAALEQFRATPDPSTPGRRPV, encoded by the coding sequence ATGCATGCCACCGATTCGTTCAACTTGGAGGCCACGCTGAAACGGCTGGATGGCGACCGTGAATTGTTCCGTGAACTGATCGGATTCTTTTTCGAAGACAGCCCTACGGTCTATGAGCAATTGCAAGCCAGCATGCGAGACGGCAATCCCGCGGCAGTCGAGCGGGCCGCCCACAGCCTGAAAGGATTGGCAGCCAATGTGGGATCGGGTCCTGCTTCGCTCGTGGCGGCGCGGATCGAAGACAACGCGCGGAATAAAGATTTGAAGGGCGCGGGCGAGTCGTTGCCCGAATTGCACTGCGAACTCGCTCGCCTCAAGGCCGCGCTCGAGCAATTTCGAGCAACACCCGACCCGTCAACACCCGGCCGCAGACCGGTTTGA